In one window of Mauremys reevesii isolate NIE-2019 linkage group 22, ASM1616193v1, whole genome shotgun sequence DNA:
- the LOC120388864 gene encoding uncharacterized protein LOC120388864 gives METMVSGRMPRAGLLLLPLLLCFGPETVGSINPAVLREIGDHVNKDGLAVEYAFAVSLQKASCENPSGLEQVLRRNKLRDMQAAINPEGVLYDPDEGPIVAARMQRLGRAGEHAEWRLLQGDQNSLVQKLLARTYNERSCLIFFTIRSPCAGTCLLVKRPHNILRMVSDTFRPIDHNYKAFVFRQIYHQDRNLDPQSLLEAWHQLPNVPLLRCDTNGCRDCRGNDPNPDPNTCLDEIRAMRQPLHPSGRGQKEEQGAEGRAEDVGESRRHLRRVGEMIHLLVNQAGIR, from the exons atggaaaccATG GTGTCGGGACGGATGCCCAGGgctggactcctgctgctgccccttctcctctgctTCGGGCCAGAGACTGTCGGGAGCATCAATCCCGCCGTGCTCAGAGAGATTGGGGATCATGTGAACAA GGATGGGTTGGCTGTTGAATACGCCTTCGCTGTCAGCCTGCAGAAAGCCAGTTGTGAGAACCCATCTGGTCTGGAACAGGTGCTGCGCAGGAACAAGCTGCGGGACATGCAGGCGGCCATTAACCCAGAGGGTGTCCTGTACGACCCAGACGAAGGGCCCATTGTGGCTGCCCGGATGCAGCGCCTGGGCAGGGCGGGGGAACACGCCGAGTGGCGCCTGCTCCAGGGCGACCAGAACAGTCTCGTGCAGAAGCTCCTGGCCCGGACCTACAACGAGAGAAGCTGCCTGATCTTCTTCACCATCCGCTCGCCCTGTGCGGGGACGTGCCTGCTGGTGAAGAGGCCCCACAACATCCTACGGATGGTGAGCGACACCTTCCGCCCCATCGACCACAACTACAAGGCCTTCGTCTTCCGGCAGATCTACCATCAGGACCGGAACCTGGATCCCCAAAGCCTGCTGGAGGCCTGGCACCAGCTGCCCAACGTGCCCCTGCTGCGCTGTGACACCAACGGCTGCAGGGACTGCAGAGGGAACGACCCCAACCCTGACCCCAACACCTGCCTGGACGAGATTCGAGCCATGAGGCAGCCGCTGCACCCATCTGGCAGGGGGCAGAAggaagagcagggggcagaggggagagcagaggaTGTAGGGGAGAGCAGGCGGCACCTTCGGAGGGTTGGGGagatg ATTCACCTGCTTGTTAACCAGGCCGGGATCCGCTGA